From one Haloplasma contractile SSD-17B genomic stretch:
- a CDS encoding HPr family phosphocarrier protein: METKKIVTFTKDLTPTLAMKLVNVLGNFESSIKMKYRNKTVDAKSILGLVSLSVPSNQEVELIVEGDDREEAINKFIEICVD, encoded by the coding sequence ATGGAAACTAAAAAAATAGTTACGTTTACAAAAGATCTTACACCAACATTAGCGATGAAGTTAGTTAATGTACTAGGTAATTTTGAATCTAGTATCAAAATGAAATATCGTAATAAGACAGTTGATGCTAAATCAATCCTAGGACTTGTATCACTGAGTGTACCTTCAAATCAAGAGGTTGAATTGATTGTTGAAGGTGACGACCGGGAAGAAGCGATCAATAAATTCATCGAGATTTGTGTAGATTAA
- a CDS encoding PSP1 domain-containing protein, which translates to MANKKRHNKPKNKGQNHHSHKCGSRPKDQDTLLKELDEIKKEKETQDRKEHSKQDRYNVIGVRFKRVGKKYFFDPRDLDLSINDQVLVETVRGIEFGEVVTTIQAVSKEEVFLPLKPIIRKAEERDITHYNKNKEEEPTIMDTCNGLIKKHKLDMNLLSCEYTFDRTKLIFYFSAENRVDFRQLVKELASIFKTRIELRQIGVRDAAKYIGGLGPCGRVLCCNTFLGDFDTVSIKMAKKQNLSLNPQKISGACGKLLCCLRYESEYYEEMSHILPKVGETVMVGNINARVIGVNAVTQNIKVSMIEDDEQIIKKINIDELKRLSNGHDDDENDIDDELKALEE; encoded by the coding sequence GTGGCGAATAAGAAAAGACATAATAAACCTAAGAATAAGGGTCAAAATCATCATTCTCATAAATGTGGTAGTAGACCAAAGGATCAGGACACTTTATTAAAAGAGTTAGATGAAATAAAGAAAGAAAAAGAAACACAAGATAGAAAAGAGCATAGCAAACAAGACCGTTATAACGTTATAGGTGTACGCTTTAAACGTGTGGGAAAAAAATACTTTTTTGATCCAAGAGACTTAGATTTATCAATTAATGACCAGGTATTAGTTGAGACAGTTAGAGGTATTGAGTTTGGAGAAGTTGTCACGACTATACAGGCCGTATCAAAAGAAGAAGTATTCTTACCACTTAAGCCGATCATAAGAAAAGCAGAAGAGCGTGATATCACACATTATAATAAAAATAAAGAAGAAGAACCTACAATCATGGATACATGTAATGGACTCATAAAAAAACATAAACTTGATATGAATTTATTAAGTTGTGAATATACATTTGATCGTACAAAACTAATCTTCTATTTTAGCGCTGAAAACCGTGTAGACTTTAGACAACTGGTCAAAGAACTAGCATCTATATTTAAGACGCGAATTGAATTACGCCAAATTGGAGTAAGAGATGCAGCTAAGTATATAGGTGGATTAGGACCATGTGGTCGAGTACTATGCTGTAATACCTTCCTTGGAGATTTTGACACAGTATCGATTAAAATGGCTAAAAAGCAGAATCTCTCACTTAATCCACAAAAAATATCAGGTGCGTGTGGAAAACTACTTTGTTGTTTACGTTATGAATCAGAATATTATGAAGAGATGTCTCATATTCTTCCTAAAGTTGGAGAAACAGTAATGGTAGGTAATATAAACGCTAGAGTAATTGGTGTAAATGCAGTTACTCAAAACATCAAAGTAAGTATGATTGAGGATGACGAACAAATTATTAAGAAAATTAATATCGACGAGTTAAAGCGTTTATCAAATGGTCATGATGATGATGAAAATGATATAGATGATGAACTAAAGGCTTTAGAGGAATAA
- the holB gene encoding DNA polymerase III subunit delta': protein MSFEQYNDIQPHIVKMLKNSYKKNRLSHAYLFEGEKGTQKKAIAIEFAKMMYCKDNAKPCDDCLNCSRIMHQNHPNVIVISPDGNTIKKEQILFLQEEYTKTTLEKGPKVYIIEHIDRMSVNAINSLLKFIEEPKQDTYIILITETIHRILPTITSRCQVLSFKTVPRKRMIQYLTEHGTTEEIATIVSTMTNDINVAFDISDDKDLLNIIDLVIEIEEALIKKNTEPLLLLDRQKFYASKNKKLVEWFLDLLLEYNRDIQKVMLGKQSITFQSQKELIRLASTTYNQDKIIQNINSILNAKIKLNYNANLSLLLDQLMITLKT, encoded by the coding sequence ATGTCGTTTGAACAATATAATGATATACAACCACATATTGTAAAGATGTTAAAAAATAGCTATAAAAAGAATCGTTTATCACATGCCTACCTCTTTGAAGGTGAAAAGGGCACACAGAAAAAGGCCATAGCCATCGAGTTTGCTAAAATGATGTATTGCAAAGATAATGCAAAACCATGTGATGATTGTTTAAACTGTAGTCGTATTATGCATCAGAATCATCCAAATGTTATTGTAATCTCACCGGATGGTAATACCATAAAAAAAGAACAAATCTTGTTCTTGCAAGAAGAATACACAAAAACGACATTAGAAAAAGGGCCGAAAGTTTATATAATTGAGCATATTGATCGTATGTCTGTTAATGCAATCAATAGTTTGTTAAAATTTATAGAGGAGCCAAAACAAGATACCTATATTATCTTAATAACGGAGACGATTCATCGCATTCTTCCAACGATTACTTCTAGGTGTCAGGTTCTTTCATTTAAAACAGTTCCGCGTAAAAGAATGATTCAATATTTAACTGAACATGGAACAACAGAAGAAATCGCTACAATTGTGTCAACAATGACAAACGATATAAATGTTGCATTCGACATAAGCGACGATAAGGATTTATTAAATATAATTGATTTAGTAATTGAGATTGAAGAAGCTTTAATCAAAAAGAACACCGAGCCTCTACTGTTACTCGACAGGCAAAAGTTTTATGCTTCAAAAAATAAAAAATTAGTGGAATGGTTCTTAGACTTATTGCTTGAATACAATCGTGATATTCAAAAGGTTATGTTAGGAAAACAGAGTATAACCTTTCAATCACAGAAGGAACTAATTCGATTAGCGTCAACAACATATAATCAAGATAAAATCATTCAAAATATAAATTCAATATTAAACGCTAAAATCAAATTAAACTACAATGCTAACTTATCACTGCTTTTAGATCAATTAATGATCACACTAAAAACATAG
- a CDS encoding tRNA1(Val) (adenine(37)-N6)-methyltransferase: MLKDNEVINNLFGYDGLKVIQRTDMFHFSLDSTLISNFVSINQKVKKIVDLGAGNAPIPLMLSLRTKAAITGVEIQEESVSLARRNIELNDLHKQITIVQGDLKGINKRIGHHQFDLVTCNPPFFKVKEDSNINKNDYLTIARHEVKATLDDVIKETMLLLKNSGTFAMVHRPDRLVEILEIMTKYQIHPKRLRFVYPRPGKDANTILIEGKKSNPGGLKILPPLYIYKYDKGTEYTDEVSDMFMRRANSES, encoded by the coding sequence ATGTTAAAAGACAATGAAGTAATAAATAATCTCTTTGGCTATGATGGACTCAAAGTCATTCAGAGAACAGATATGTTTCATTTCTCACTAGATTCAACCCTGATTTCTAACTTTGTCTCAATTAATCAAAAAGTAAAAAAAATAGTTGACTTAGGAGCAGGTAATGCGCCGATTCCATTAATGTTATCATTGAGAACAAAGGCAGCGATCACAGGAGTAGAAATTCAAGAAGAATCCGTTTCACTAGCAAGAAGAAATATTGAACTAAACGATTTACACAAACAGATTACGATTGTACAAGGAGACCTAAAAGGAATCAATAAACGAATCGGCCATCACCAATTCGATTTAGTTACGTGTAATCCACCATTTTTTAAAGTGAAAGAGGATAGCAATATAAATAAAAACGATTATTTAACAATAGCGAGGCACGAGGTTAAAGCGACACTAGATGATGTAATTAAAGAAACAATGTTATTACTGAAGAATAGTGGTACGTTTGCAATGGTACATCGACCTGATCGATTAGTAGAGATTCTTGAAATCATGACTAAGTATCAGATCCATCCTAAACGCCTTCGTTTCGTATATCCTAGACCAGGTAAAGATGCAAACACAATATTAATTGAAGGAAAGAAAAGTAACCCAGGAGGACTCAAGATTTTACCTCCTCTCTATATTTATAAGTATGATAAAGGGACAGAGTATACAGACGAGGTATCAGATATGTTTATGAGACGTGCTAATTCTGAGAGTTAA